One segment of Oreochromis niloticus isolate F11D_XX linkage group LG8, O_niloticus_UMD_NMBU, whole genome shotgun sequence DNA contains the following:
- the tfam gene encoding transcription factor A, mitochondrial isoform X2 — protein MCCVNKTDCAVQKCTSVLPSAFFSPVKCLTSEARSPPKRPLNGYMRYVQQQKPIVARQNPEIKAVDLIKTIAQQWRSMSPEQKQPFQEASLRAREQFKVDLERYQAQLTPAQLQQQAQEKRQRRAKRKAIRKKRELTNLGKPKRPRSPFNIFMSEHFEEAKGITSQAKMKSLLEDWRNLFSHQKKVYTQLAEDDKIRYKNEMKSWEDHMVEIGREDLIREQTLSIKKRAAKAKKVTKKAKTVKKATGTSKPSKKTTKSRSAKTVSPPSTKKT, from the exons ATGTGCTGTGTGAACAAGACTGACTGTGCGGTACAGAA GTGTACCAGCGTGCTGCCCTCTGCATTCTTCAGCCCAGTGAAGTGTCTGACCTCCGAGGCCCGCTCCCCTCCAAAGAGACCTCTGAATGGATACATGAGATATGTTCAGCAACAGAAGCCGATCGTGGCCAGACAGAACCCAG AAATCAAAGCAGTGGATCTCATTAAGACGATTGCCCAGCAGTGGAGATCAATGAGCCCAGAACAGAAACAG ccgtttcaGGAAGCTTCTCTCCGGGCCCGGGAACAGTTCAAGGTGGATCTAGAGCGCTATCAAGCCCAGCTGACTCCTGCACAGCTGCAGCAACAAGCCCAGGAGAAGAGGCAGAGGAGGGCCAAGAGGAAGGCCATCCGCAAGAAGAGG gAGTTGACAAACCTGGGGAAGCCCAAACGTCCTCGCTCTCCTTTCAACATCTTCATGTCGGAGCACTTTGAGGAGGCCAAAGGAATTACGTCTCAG GCTAAGATGAAGTCGCTGTTGGAGGACTGGAGGAATCTCTTCAGCCATCAGAAAAAG GTCTACACGCAGCTCGCTGAGGATGACAAAATTCGCTACAAGAATGAGATGAAGTCGTGGGAGGACCACATGGTGGAGATCGGAAGAGAAGACCTGATTCGAGAGCAGACCCTGTCTATCAAGAAACGTGCTGCGAAAGCCAAGAAGGTAACAAAGAAGGCTAAAACTGTGAAGAAAGCCACGGGAACGTCAAAACCCTccaagaagaccacaaaaagcAGATCAGCGAAAACTGTCAGCCCGCCGTCCACCAAGAAGACATAA
- the tfam gene encoding transcription factor A, mitochondrial isoform X1: MAPYLLTAGVSLLAKSFSVLSCTGSLARCTSVLPSAFFSPVKCLTSEARSPPKRPLNGYMRYVQQQKPIVARQNPEIKAVDLIKTIAQQWRSMSPEQKQPFQEASLRAREQFKVDLERYQAQLTPAQLQQQAQEKRQRRAKRKAIRKKRELTNLGKPKRPRSPFNIFMSEHFEEAKGITSQAKMKSLLEDWRNLFSHQKKVYTQLAEDDKIRYKNEMKSWEDHMVEIGREDLIREQTLSIKKRAAKAKKVTKKAKTVKKATGTSKPSKKTTKSRSAKTVSPPSTKKT; the protein is encoded by the exons ATGGCTCCCTACTTGCTGACAGCAGGTGTTAGCCTGCTGGCTAAGTCCTTCAGTGTGCTCTCCTGCACTGGCTCTCTGGCAAG GTGTACCAGCGTGCTGCCCTCTGCATTCTTCAGCCCAGTGAAGTGTCTGACCTCCGAGGCCCGCTCCCCTCCAAAGAGACCTCTGAATGGATACATGAGATATGTTCAGCAACAGAAGCCGATCGTGGCCAGACAGAACCCAG AAATCAAAGCAGTGGATCTCATTAAGACGATTGCCCAGCAGTGGAGATCAATGAGCCCAGAACAGAAACAG ccgtttcaGGAAGCTTCTCTCCGGGCCCGGGAACAGTTCAAGGTGGATCTAGAGCGCTATCAAGCCCAGCTGACTCCTGCACAGCTGCAGCAACAAGCCCAGGAGAAGAGGCAGAGGAGGGCCAAGAGGAAGGCCATCCGCAAGAAGAGG gAGTTGACAAACCTGGGGAAGCCCAAACGTCCTCGCTCTCCTTTCAACATCTTCATGTCGGAGCACTTTGAGGAGGCCAAAGGAATTACGTCTCAG GCTAAGATGAAGTCGCTGTTGGAGGACTGGAGGAATCTCTTCAGCCATCAGAAAAAG GTCTACACGCAGCTCGCTGAGGATGACAAAATTCGCTACAAGAATGAGATGAAGTCGTGGGAGGACCACATGGTGGAGATCGGAAGAGAAGACCTGATTCGAGAGCAGACCCTGTCTATCAAGAAACGTGCTGCGAAAGCCAAGAAGGTAACAAAGAAGGCTAAAACTGTGAAGAAAGCCACGGGAACGTCAAAACCCTccaagaagaccacaaaaagcAGATCAGCGAAAACTGTCAGCCCGCCGTCCACCAAGAAGACATAA